A genomic stretch from Kribbella amoyensis includes:
- a CDS encoding prevent-host-death protein: protein MTPDTASRNSFQSSELSRSSADVFAAASDHPVEVTRRDGESLVLMSESENRARNSLLELAAQLIAVSTSLEGTLGERMSDHFPWMLALSPEGRETCATDILAAARASFATGQAHLALAELTSWRETATALAAGLGHAPVEWLDEDEPVERP from the coding sequence ATGACGCCCGACACGGCATCTCGAAACTCCTTCCAGTCGTCTGAGTTGAGTCGCTCGTCGGCCGATGTTTTCGCCGCGGCTTCAGATCATCCTGTCGAGGTGACGCGCCGGGACGGCGAGTCATTGGTCCTCATGTCGGAGAGCGAGAATCGAGCCCGTAACTCGCTACTTGAGCTCGCGGCCCAGCTCATCGCCGTCTCCACCAGCCTCGAGGGAACACTCGGCGAGCGGATGAGTGATCACTTCCCCTGGATGCTCGCCCTCAGTCCGGAAGGCCGTGAGACCTGCGCAACCGACATCCTGGCCGCAGCTAGGGCATCATTCGCCACCGGCCAGGCACACCTCGCGCTCGCCGAGCTGACCTCCTGGCGTGAAACAGCAACTGCACTCGCCGCCGGCCTGGGTCATGCACCCGTGGAATGGCTTGATGAGGATGAGCCGGTGGAGCGTCCCTGA
- a CDS encoding IS481 family transposase, which translates to MLRELSVVEQRYQAVLAVVEDRLSVTEAAAKVGVSRQTLHNWLRRYAEQGLDGLADRSHRPVSCPHQMAAEVEVRLVELRQLHPAWGPDRLLYRLGRDGVEPLPSRAAVGRALARLGLVAPGRRRRSRDRVYRRWERGRPMELWQFDVMGGVLLNDGRELKAVTGVDDHSRFCVAAGLVERASTRPVCAVFAAALGRHGIPTQVLTDNGKVFTGRYNSRPVEVLFDRICRENGIEHILTAPRSPTTTGKIERFHGTLRRECLAGRTFASIAQAQAVIDAWVHEYNTDRPHQSIGRCTPAERFATRATDPGPALDLTALADRRTGTDWITRRVASNGVVCVAWQQVSVGKHRYGELVDVHVTDRILEFWSGNDLLRTVVRESRGEIRKKRAAKPAST; encoded by the coding sequence ATGCTTCGGGAGCTCAGCGTGGTCGAGCAGCGATATCAGGCAGTTCTTGCGGTCGTCGAGGACCGGTTGTCGGTGACCGAGGCGGCGGCGAAGGTCGGGGTTTCGCGGCAGACGCTGCACAACTGGTTGCGCCGGTATGCCGAGCAGGGTCTGGATGGTTTGGCTGACCGGTCGCACCGCCCGGTGTCGTGTCCGCATCAGATGGCCGCCGAGGTCGAGGTGCGGCTGGTCGAACTGCGGCAGCTACATCCGGCCTGGGGTCCGGATCGGCTGCTGTATCGGTTGGGGCGCGACGGGGTGGAGCCGCTGCCGTCGCGGGCGGCGGTGGGCCGGGCGTTGGCCCGGCTGGGGCTGGTGGCCCCCGGGCGGCGGCGCCGTAGCCGGGACAGGGTGTATCGGCGCTGGGAGCGGGGCCGGCCGATGGAGCTGTGGCAGTTCGACGTGATGGGCGGCGTCTTGCTCAACGACGGTCGGGAACTGAAGGCGGTGACCGGCGTCGATGATCACTCGCGGTTCTGTGTCGCGGCCGGGCTGGTGGAACGGGCCTCGACCCGCCCGGTCTGCGCGGTGTTCGCGGCCGCGCTGGGCCGTCACGGGATCCCGACCCAGGTCCTGACCGACAACGGCAAGGTCTTCACCGGCAGGTACAACAGCCGTCCGGTGGAGGTGTTGTTCGACCGGATCTGCCGCGAGAACGGGATCGAACACATCCTGACCGCGCCGCGGTCACCGACCACGACCGGGAAGATCGAACGCTTCCACGGCACCTTGCGCCGCGAATGCCTGGCCGGGCGGACCTTCGCCTCGATCGCCCAGGCGCAGGCGGTGATCGACGCCTGGGTGCACGAGTACAACACCGACCGGCCACACCAATCGATCGGCCGCTGCACGCCGGCCGAACGCTTCGCCACCCGCGCCACCGACCCCGGCCCCGCCCTCGACCTGACCGCCCTGGCCGACCGACGCACCGGCACCGACTGGATCACCCGGCGCGTCGCCTCCAACGGCGTCGTCTGCGTCGCCTGGCAACAGGTCTCCGTCGGCAAACACCGCTACGGCGAACTCGTCGACGTCCATGTCACCGACCGAATCCTCGAGTTCTGGTCCGGCAACGACCTCCTCCGCACCGTCGTCCGCGAATCGAGAGGAGAAATCCGTAAGAAGCGGGCCGCCAAACCCGCCTCAACCTAA